The Castanea sativa cultivar Marrone di Chiusa Pesio chromosome 11, ASM4071231v1 genome contains a region encoding:
- the LOC142614618 gene encoding protein GRAVITROPIC IN THE LIGHT 1 isoform X1, with protein MPETDNISSSKPPQISEMFTKFAQAFKSKTFEFFTEIEPIDDSDGYSLLDSAEEVITDQKVVVIKPDRQAPSFVIEPTPPPSAITRPWRQTQMKIVDTQVSQTLISSVFATVSSFEASYFQLQTAHVPFVEENVKEADRALVSHLQRLSEYKQFYKDLVKNPDFGADLGIGSCLEAQVQENQSKLRTLGTFSNRLQSEIDQKDNEVLALKKKLGEIHKSNLKLSKKLSGNFDSSCEVFLSVRVFDSVLHDACRATHRFTKILIELMTKAMWDLDLAANSVYLDIEYAKKGHNRYAFLSYVCLGMFRGFDLEGFGLGENDIVCNGHVLNSEKNGTSMKQLLEHVSSNPMELLSRNQSCDFSKFCENKYQELINPTMESSIFSNLAHNEAILNSWKSLSVFYDSFVRMASSIWTLHKLAFSFDPVVEIFQVERGVDFSMVYMEDVTRRCILPGKTRAKVGFTVVPGFKIGRTIIQAQVYLNGLKCTELVVDEVANCGNGSEQDRFIR; from the coding sequence atgccAGAAACAGATAATATCAGCTCCTCAAAACCCCCACAAATCTCTGAAATGTTCACAAAATTTGCGCAGGCTTTCAAGTCCAAGACCTTCGAATTCTTCACAGAAATCGAACCCATCGACGACTCTGACGGGTACTCACTCCTTGACTCGGCCGAAGAAGTCATCACAGACCAGAAAGTCGTGGTAATCAAGCCTGATCGTCAGGCTCCCTCTTTTGTGATAGAGCCAACACCGCCACCATCAGCGATAACAAGGCCATGGAGGCAGACCCAGATGAAAATTGTGGATACCCAGGTGAGCCAGACACTGATTTCGTCTGTTTTCGCTACGGTTTCCTCGTTTGAAGCCTCGTACTTTCAGTTGCAGACAGCCCACGTTCCGTTTGTTGAGGAAAATGTTAAGGAAGCGGATAGAGCTTTGGTCTCACACCTGCAGAGGTTGTCTGAGTACAAGCAATTCTACAAGGATTTAGTGAAGAACCCGGATTTTGGTGCTGATTTGGGAATTGGGTCTTGCTTGGAAGCTCAGGTGCAAGAGAATCAGAGCAAGTTGCGGACACTTGGGACCTTTTCGAACCGGTTACAGTCGGAGATTGATCAGAAAGACAACGAGGTTTTGGCTCTGAAGAAGAAGCTGGGTGAGATTCATAAGTCTAATTTGAAGTTGTCTAAGAAGTTGTCTGGTAATTTCGATTCATCTTGTGAGGTTTTTTTGTCTGTTAGAGTATTTGATTCTGTGTTACATGATGCTTGTAGAGCAACACATAGGTTTACTAAGATTTTGATTGAATTGATGACAAAAGCTATGTGGGATTTGGATTTGGCTGCCAATTCTGTTTATTTGGATATTGAGTATGCGAAAAAGGGGCATAATCGGTATGCGTTTTTGTCGTATGTTTGTTTAGGGATGTTTAGGGGATTTGATTTAGAAGGGTTTGGATTGGGTGAGAATGATATTGTGTGTAATGGGCATGTTTTGAATTCGGAAAAGAATGGTACTTCTATGAAGCAATTACTCGAGCATGTATCGAGCAATCCTATGGAGTTGCTAAGTAGGAATCAGAGttgtgatttttcaaaattttgtgagAACAAGTATCAAGAGCTTATCAACCCCACCATGGAATCATCAATTTTCAGTAATTTGGCTCATAATGAAGCGATATTGAATTCATGGAAATCATTGAGTGTGTTCTATGACTCGTTTGTTAGAATGGCTAGTTCAATATGGACACTACATAAATTGGCATTTTCGTTTGATCCTGTGGTTGAGATTTTTCAAGTGGAGAGAGGTGTGGATTTCTCGATGGTGTACATGGAAGATGTCACAAGGAGATGTATATTGCCAGGTAAAACTAGAGCAAAGGTGGGGTTCACTGTGGTTCCAGGTTTTAAAATCGGAAGGACAATAATACAAGCACAGGTTTATTTAAATGGCTTGAAGTGTACAGAGTTAGTAGTTGATGAAGTTGCTAATTGTGGGAATGGTAGCGAACAAGACAGATTTATTAGGTAA
- the LOC142614618 gene encoding protein GRAVITROPIC IN THE LIGHT 1 isoform X2, which translates to MPETDNISSSKPPQISEMFTKFAQAFKSKTFEFFTEIEPIDDSDGYSLLDSAEEVITDQKVVVIKPDRQAPSFVIEPTPPPSAITRPWRQTQMKIVDTQTAHVPFVEENVKEADRALVSHLQRLSEYKQFYKDLVKNPDFGADLGIGSCLEAQVQENQSKLRTLGTFSNRLQSEIDQKDNEVLALKKKLGEIHKSNLKLSKKLSGNFDSSCEVFLSVRVFDSVLHDACRATHRFTKILIELMTKAMWDLDLAANSVYLDIEYAKKGHNRYAFLSYVCLGMFRGFDLEGFGLGENDIVCNGHVLNSEKNGTSMKQLLEHVSSNPMELLSRNQSCDFSKFCENKYQELINPTMESSIFSNLAHNEAILNSWKSLSVFYDSFVRMASSIWTLHKLAFSFDPVVEIFQVERGVDFSMVYMEDVTRRCILPGKTRAKVGFTVVPGFKIGRTIIQAQVYLNGLKCTELVVDEVANCGNGSEQDRFIR; encoded by the exons atgccAGAAACAGATAATATCAGCTCCTCAAAACCCCCACAAATCTCTGAAATGTTCACAAAATTTGCGCAGGCTTTCAAGTCCAAGACCTTCGAATTCTTCACAGAAATCGAACCCATCGACGACTCTGACGGGTACTCACTCCTTGACTCGGCCGAAGAAGTCATCACAGACCAGAAAGTCGTGGTAATCAAGCCTGATCGTCAGGCTCCCTCTTTTGTGATAGAGCCAACACCGCCACCATCAGCGATAACAAGGCCATGGAGGCAGACCCAGATGAAAATTGTGGATACCCAG ACAGCCCACGTTCCGTTTGTTGAGGAAAATGTTAAGGAAGCGGATAGAGCTTTGGTCTCACACCTGCAGAGGTTGTCTGAGTACAAGCAATTCTACAAGGATTTAGTGAAGAACCCGGATTTTGGTGCTGATTTGGGAATTGGGTCTTGCTTGGAAGCTCAGGTGCAAGAGAATCAGAGCAAGTTGCGGACACTTGGGACCTTTTCGAACCGGTTACAGTCGGAGATTGATCAGAAAGACAACGAGGTTTTGGCTCTGAAGAAGAAGCTGGGTGAGATTCATAAGTCTAATTTGAAGTTGTCTAAGAAGTTGTCTGGTAATTTCGATTCATCTTGTGAGGTTTTTTTGTCTGTTAGAGTATTTGATTCTGTGTTACATGATGCTTGTAGAGCAACACATAGGTTTACTAAGATTTTGATTGAATTGATGACAAAAGCTATGTGGGATTTGGATTTGGCTGCCAATTCTGTTTATTTGGATATTGAGTATGCGAAAAAGGGGCATAATCGGTATGCGTTTTTGTCGTATGTTTGTTTAGGGATGTTTAGGGGATTTGATTTAGAAGGGTTTGGATTGGGTGAGAATGATATTGTGTGTAATGGGCATGTTTTGAATTCGGAAAAGAATGGTACTTCTATGAAGCAATTACTCGAGCATGTATCGAGCAATCCTATGGAGTTGCTAAGTAGGAATCAGAGttgtgatttttcaaaattttgtgagAACAAGTATCAAGAGCTTATCAACCCCACCATGGAATCATCAATTTTCAGTAATTTGGCTCATAATGAAGCGATATTGAATTCATGGAAATCATTGAGTGTGTTCTATGACTCGTTTGTTAGAATGGCTAGTTCAATATGGACACTACATAAATTGGCATTTTCGTTTGATCCTGTGGTTGAGATTTTTCAAGTGGAGAGAGGTGTGGATTTCTCGATGGTGTACATGGAAGATGTCACAAGGAGATGTATATTGCCAGGTAAAACTAGAGCAAAGGTGGGGTTCACTGTGGTTCCAGGTTTTAAAATCGGAAGGACAATAATACAAGCACAGGTTTATTTAAATGGCTTGAAGTGTACAGAGTTAGTAGTTGATGAAGTTGCTAATTGTGGGAATGGTAGCGAACAAGACAGATTTATTAGGTAA